A DNA window from bacterium contains the following coding sequences:
- a CDS encoding ABC transporter substrate-binding protein gives MPLACGQAVSSAAPTDDAPLVVRLGYFPNLTHAPALVGVRQGFFAGALGTGVKLETHTFNAGGEAVTAILSNSIDVSFAGPNPTTIAYARSHGEAIRVIAGATSGGTLLVVKPSITSIADLKGKKIADPQLGGTQDIALRWFLKDHGFHADTTGGGDVSIVPQDNSQTLVAFKQGQIDGAWVPEPWASRLVVEGGGKALVDERDLWPRGQFVTTNLIVRTDFLRAHPKRTKALLEGLYQAIGYLNSNTAGAQQATNDAVAEITSQKLGAGVVAAAWSHMTFTLDPLGATLKADANRAHGVGLLGSVDLNGIYDLTLLNQVLAEHSQPAVSGL, from the coding sequence ATGCCGCTCGCCTGCGGCCAGGCCGTCAGCTCCGCGGCCCCAACCGACGACGCGCCGCTCGTGGTCCGGCTCGGCTACTTTCCCAACCTCACTCACGCGCCCGCCCTGGTGGGCGTGAGGCAAGGATTCTTCGCCGGCGCCCTCGGCACCGGCGTCAAGCTCGAGACCCACACCTTCAACGCCGGCGGCGAAGCGGTCACGGCCATCCTCTCGAATTCGATCGACGTCAGCTTCGCCGGTCCGAATCCGACCACGATCGCGTACGCGCGGTCGCACGGCGAGGCCATCCGCGTCATCGCCGGTGCCACGTCCGGAGGCACCCTCCTCGTGGTCAAGCCCAGCATCACGTCGATCGCCGACCTAAAGGGCAAGAAGATCGCCGATCCTCAGCTGGGCGGCACCCAGGACATCGCCCTGCGCTGGTTCCTGAAGGACCACGGTTTCCATGCCGACACCACCGGCGGCGGCGACGTGAGCATCGTGCCGCAGGACAACTCGCAGACCCTGGTCGCGTTCAAGCAGGGCCAGATCGACGGCGCCTGGGTCCCCGAGCCGTGGGCGAGCCGGCTGGTCGTCGAGGGCGGCGGCAAGGCCCTCGTGGATGAGCGTGACTTGTGGCCGCGGGGCCAGTTCGTGACCACGAACCTCATCGTGAGAACCGACTTCCTGCGGGCGCATCCGAAGAGAACCAAGGCCCTGCTCGAGGGTCTCTACCAGGCGATCGGCTACCTGAACTCGAACACCGCCGGCGCGCAGCAGGCGACCAACGACGCCGTCGCCGAGATCACGTCCCAGAAACTGGGGGCGGGGGTGGTGGCCGCCGCCTGGTCGCATATGACCTTCACCCTCGACCCGCTTGGCGCCACGCTCAAGGCCGACGCCAACCGCGCCCACGGCGTCGGCTTGCTCGGCAGCGTCGACCTCAACGGCATTTACGACCTGACGCTCCTCAACCAGGTGCTCGCCGAGCACAGCCAACCGGCGGTCAGCGGCCTGTGA
- a CDS encoding phosphoadenylyl-sulfate reductase, producing MSASAPAAILSGSSPEAVLRWAFESFPRVALVTSFQAESSVLIDMSARITKRVNVLTLDTGRLPQATHDMIDRVRQRYGIAVDVVAPASKEVREMVSRHGTNLFHQSPDLRRLCCDVRKSRPLALALARYDAWVTGLRRAQLATRAQTPVVDDDPEHGGIAKIAPLAGWTRDQVWSYIREHKVPYHSLYDHGYTSIGCAPCTRATTAGESERAGRWWWEQDEVKECGLHWTLDRPQPSTPGNRNR from the coding sequence GTGAGCGCATCGGCGCCGGCCGCCATCCTGTCCGGATCGAGCCCGGAAGCCGTTCTGCGCTGGGCGTTCGAGTCGTTCCCGCGAGTCGCGCTCGTCACGAGCTTTCAGGCCGAGTCGTCGGTGCTGATCGACATGTCGGCGCGGATCACGAAGAGGGTGAACGTGCTCACCCTGGATACCGGCCGACTGCCGCAGGCAACCCACGACATGATCGACCGGGTGCGGCAGCGGTACGGGATCGCGGTCGACGTCGTCGCCCCGGCCTCGAAGGAGGTCCGTGAAATGGTCAGCCGCCACGGCACGAACCTCTTCCACCAGTCACCGGACCTGCGCCGGCTGTGCTGCGACGTCCGAAAATCGAGACCGCTCGCTCTCGCGCTGGCGCGCTACGACGCCTGGGTGACCGGCCTGCGCCGCGCGCAGCTGGCCACTCGCGCCCAGACGCCGGTCGTGGACGACGATCCAGAGCACGGCGGGATCGCCAAGATCGCGCCGCTGGCCGGGTGGACCAGAGACCAGGTCTGGAGCTACATACGCGAGCACAAGGTTCCCTATCACTCGCTCTACGACCACGGCTACACCTCGATCGGTTGCGCGCCCTGCACCCGCGCCACCACGGCCGGTGAGTCAGAGCGTGCGGGCCGGTGGTGGTGGGAGCAGGACGAAGTCAAAGAGTGCGGCCTTCACTGGACGCTCGACCGGCCGCAACCGAGCACGCCCGGGAACCGCAACCGGTGA
- a CDS encoding NADPH-dependent assimilatory sulfite reductase hemoprotein subunit has protein sequence MCKACGCTPTLDGFSKNESIKANSNHLRGLVKEELLEDTPTFTEEAVQVLKFHGVYQQDDRDRRKEARAMGLNKYHQLMIRTRVPGGVVSADAYLAHDDIAGRWGSGTLRATTRQDFQLHGVLKADIKKSIAAINAALMTTLSGCGDVERNIMCCPEPRSDRFHEQLHRSIAGLVAALTPRTGAYHEIWLDGEVVQSSEPEVEPLYGEQYLPRKFKTTVAIEGDNCVDAYANDLAFVAMHGPDGSLRGFNVLVGGSLGRTHNKPETFVAIAQPLAFIGPDQIVDVAREVVAVQRDYGDRTNRRHARLKYTIADRGLDWFRGEVQRRLPFALQPPEPLRWKPVDDHLGWHEQGDGGLYVGIYIENGRIADAGEVRLRTGLRRIVEEIRPQVRLTAQQNVILAGIEPAQRPRVEQLMAEHGIAAVESIPRAVRHSMACPALPTCGLAVAEAERALPDLIREIASVLEGLGLGEERISFRMGGCPNGCPRPYLGDVGFVGTTLGKYDVMLGGDFEGTRLNRLYAPNVPLTEITSMLRPMLAEFGAQRQSGEGFGDWVDRVGFDTLRERFVLSEQTA, from the coding sequence ATGTGCAAGGCATGCGGCTGCACGCCCACGCTTGACGGCTTCTCCAAGAACGAGTCGATCAAGGCCAACAGCAATCACCTCCGAGGCCTGGTCAAGGAGGAGCTGCTCGAGGACACGCCCACGTTCACCGAGGAAGCGGTGCAGGTGCTCAAGTTTCACGGTGTCTACCAGCAGGACGACCGCGACCGCCGCAAGGAGGCCCGCGCCATGGGTCTCAACAAGTACCACCAGTTGATGATCCGGACGCGCGTCCCTGGAGGCGTTGTCTCGGCCGACGCATATCTTGCCCACGACGACATCGCCGGGCGCTGGGGGAGCGGCACGCTGCGCGCGACCACCCGGCAGGACTTCCAGCTGCACGGTGTGCTCAAGGCTGACATCAAGAAATCCATCGCCGCCATCAACGCGGCTCTGATGACCACCCTGAGCGGCTGTGGCGACGTGGAGCGCAACATCATGTGCTGCCCCGAACCGAGATCGGATCGGTTTCACGAGCAGCTGCATCGATCCATAGCCGGCCTGGTGGCGGCGCTCACGCCTCGCACCGGGGCCTACCACGAGATCTGGCTCGACGGCGAGGTCGTGCAGTCATCCGAGCCCGAGGTCGAACCGCTCTACGGCGAGCAGTACCTGCCGCGCAAGTTCAAGACCACGGTCGCCATCGAGGGCGACAACTGTGTGGACGCATACGCCAACGATCTCGCGTTCGTCGCGATGCATGGACCCGACGGCTCCCTGCGGGGCTTCAACGTCCTGGTCGGTGGCAGTCTCGGCAGGACCCACAACAAGCCCGAGACGTTCGTCGCGATAGCGCAGCCTCTGGCTTTCATCGGCCCGGACCAGATCGTCGACGTCGCCCGCGAGGTGGTGGCCGTGCAGCGCGACTACGGCGACCGCACCAACCGCCGTCACGCCCGGCTCAAGTACACGATCGCGGATCGCGGCCTCGATTGGTTTCGCGGCGAGGTCCAGCGACGCCTGCCGTTCGCTCTCCAACCGCCCGAACCGCTGCGCTGGAAGCCGGTCGACGATCACCTCGGCTGGCACGAGCAGGGCGACGGCGGGCTCTACGTCGGGATCTACATCGAGAACGGCCGCATCGCCGACGCCGGCGAGGTCCGGTTGCGAACCGGTCTGCGGAGGATCGTCGAGGAGATCCGGCCGCAGGTCCGGCTGACAGCGCAGCAGAACGTCATCCTCGCCGGCATCGAGCCGGCTCAGCGCCCGCGCGTGGAGCAGCTGATGGCGGAGCATGGGATCGCCGCCGTCGAGTCGATCCCCCGCGCCGTGCGCCACTCGATGGCCTGCCCGGCGCTCCCCACGTGCGGCCTGGCCGTCGCCGAGGCCGAGCGCGCTCTTCCGGACCTCATCCGGGAGATCGCCTCCGTGCTCGAAGGGCTCGGGCTGGGTGAGGAGCGCATCAGCTTCCGCATGGGCGGCTGCCCGAACGGGTGCCCGCGGCCCTACCTGGGCGACGTCGGCTTTGTCGGCACCACGCTGGGCAAGTACGACGTGATGCTGGGCGGAGATTTCGAGGGCACGCGCTTGAACCGCCTCTATGCGCCCAACGTGCCGCTCACGGAGATCACGTCGATGCTGCGACCGATGTTGGCCGAATTCGGGGCGCAGCGCCAGTCCGGTGAGGGTTTCGGCGACTGGGTCGATCGCGTCGGGTTCGACACGCTGCGTGAGCGATTCGTCCTCAGCGAGCAGACGGCGTGA
- a CDS encoding TIGR00730 family Rossman fold protein: MRLTVYCGSSLGRRPEYATAVRRLGREMVARGFSLVYGGAAVGLMGVLADTVLAAGGEAVGVIPRLLVAREIAHAGLSELRVVETMHERKALMAELGDGFVALPGGAGTFEELFEAFTWAQLGLHTKPCAVLNAGGYFDLLLQLLRHAVDEGFMRDESARMLIAESEPDRLLTRLAAHQPVPAKWAPRQRD; encoded by the coding sequence GTGAGGCTGACTGTCTACTGCGGGTCGTCGCTCGGCCGCCGGCCGGAGTACGCGACAGCGGTTCGGCGCCTGGGGCGGGAGATGGTCGCACGCGGCTTCAGCCTCGTCTACGGTGGGGCCGCCGTCGGCCTCATGGGCGTGCTGGCCGATACGGTGCTGGCAGCCGGCGGTGAGGCGGTCGGGGTGATCCCACGTCTTTTGGTCGCGCGTGAGATCGCCCATGCCGGCCTCTCCGAGCTTCGGGTCGTCGAAACCATGCACGAGCGAAAGGCCCTGATGGCCGAGCTCGGCGACGGCTTCGTGGCGCTGCCTGGTGGAGCGGGCACGTTCGAGGAGCTGTTCGAGGCCTTCACCTGGGCGCAGCTGGGCTTGCATACCAAGCCCTGCGCCGTGCTCAACGCCGGCGGCTACTTCGATTTGCTGCTCCAGCTCCTGCGCCACGCGGTCGATGAGGGGTTCATGAGAGACGAGTCCGCACGGATGCTGATCGCCGAGAGCGAGCCCGATCGTTTGCTGACCCGACTGGCCGCCCATCAGCCCGTCCCCGCGAAATGGGCGCCACGGCAGCGGGACTGA
- the hpt gene encoding hypoxanthine phosphoribosyltransferase, which yields MHRSGKAMIASDRIARRVCQLGQQISEVYSDIDTPLVMVVILKGATVFAADLLRSLSIPAELEFVRAASYGSGVSSSGRVQIAHMVDGPLVGRHVLLVEDIVDSGRTLGTIMRRFRRLKPASLRLAALLDRPARREVPVRIDFCGFVIPDRFVIGYGLDYAGLYRELPGIYSLG from the coding sequence ATGCACCGGTCCGGCAAGGCGATGATCGCGTCCGACCGCATCGCCCGGCGCGTGTGCCAGCTCGGCCAGCAGATCTCCGAGGTCTACTCCGACATCGACACCCCGCTGGTCATGGTCGTGATCCTGAAGGGCGCCACGGTTTTCGCGGCCGACCTCCTGCGCAGCCTCAGCATTCCCGCCGAGCTCGAGTTCGTGCGGGCCGCCAGCTACGGGTCCGGGGTTTCGAGCAGCGGCCGGGTTCAGATCGCCCACATGGTGGACGGCCCGCTGGTCGGCCGCCACGTGCTGCTGGTCGAAGACATCGTCGACTCCGGGCGGACCCTCGGCACCATCATGAGACGCTTCCGCCGGCTCAAGCCCGCGTCGCTTCGCCTGGCGGCTCTGCTCGACCGCCCGGCGCGGCGTGAGGTCCCGGTCAGGATCGATTTCTGCGGTTTTGTGATCCCCGATCGTTTCGTCATCGGCTACGGCCTCGACTACGCCGGCCTGTATCGCGAGCTGCCGGGCATCTATTCGCTCGGCTGA
- a CDS encoding ABC transporter permease: MNVNESIAVVLAASAIFYGTPLVFAAVGELLAERSGVLNLGVEGMMLIGAVTAFWCVQHLPGPDWFVLLLATLIGGVAALATALIHAILAVGLRANQIVSGLALTIFAGATGLSSYVGNATKLGGQPALREFSALNVLGLSNAPVVGPILFHQNALVYGSWALVILAWLYLYRTRTGLHLRAVGESPETADVMGVNVARYRYAHTLAGGLLAGVAGAYYSLAITPNWIDGMTSGAGWIAIALVIFAFWRPEATLAGAYLFGLLSSLGFVLQARQVHLPPEVFGALPYTMTVVVLVVVSTGWAKQRLGAPAALGTPYVREER; the protein is encoded by the coding sequence ATGAACGTCAACGAAAGCATCGCCGTCGTGCTGGCCGCGTCGGCGATCTTCTACGGCACTCCTTTGGTCTTCGCCGCAGTGGGCGAGCTGCTGGCGGAGCGCTCAGGAGTTCTCAACCTGGGAGTCGAGGGCATGATGCTGATCGGGGCCGTCACCGCTTTCTGGTGCGTGCAGCATCTGCCGGGCCCCGACTGGTTCGTCCTCCTCCTGGCCACGCTGATCGGCGGCGTCGCGGCGCTGGCCACCGCGCTGATCCACGCCATCCTCGCCGTCGGGCTGCGTGCGAACCAGATCGTCTCAGGGCTGGCGCTCACGATCTTCGCGGGAGCCACCGGGCTCTCTTCGTACGTCGGCAACGCGACCAAACTCGGAGGTCAGCCCGCGCTGCGCGAATTCAGCGCGCTCAACGTGCTCGGCCTGTCGAACGCGCCGGTCGTCGGTCCGATCCTGTTTCACCAGAACGCGCTCGTCTACGGTTCCTGGGCGCTGGTGATCCTGGCCTGGCTCTATCTCTATCGAACCCGGACGGGCCTCCACCTGAGGGCGGTCGGGGAGTCGCCGGAGACCGCCGACGTGATGGGGGTGAACGTGGCCCGGTACCGCTACGCGCACACGCTGGCCGGCGGTCTTCTGGCCGGCGTCGCCGGCGCGTACTACAGCCTGGCGATCACGCCCAACTGGATCGACGGCATGACCTCAGGGGCCGGCTGGATCGCGATCGCGCTCGTGATCTTCGCCTTCTGGCGCCCGGAGGCGACCCTCGCCGGCGCCTACCTCTTCGGGCTCCTCTCGAGCCTTGGCTTCGTGCTCCAGGCGCGACAGGTGCACCTGCCGCCGGAGGTGTTCGGGGCGCTGCCCTACACGATGACCGTCGTCGTGCTCGTGGTCGTCTCCACGGGCTGGGCCAAGCAGCGGCTGGGCGCGCCGGCCGCGCTGGGCACGCCGTACGTGCGGGAGGAGCGCTAG
- a CDS encoding ABC transporter permease, giving the protein MRIERRLTAPRWLVVAVPVASLVAAFAAAAVVLLVAGKDPVATYARLFDRGFIAPGALTNTLVTATPLLLTGLAAAAAFRMKLWNIGAEGQLYLGAVGASGAGLALHGRPGLVIIAGMIAGGLVAGAAWAVVPGLLRAYFNTNEIITTLMLNYVAGLLLTYLIFDSRSYWRDLTTFSARAFPQGKMLPDAAMWPNFNLVLGPIVTLNVPFGFLLGILAATVLWLLYRSTSFGFDARVQGDSPPAARYAGVRTRRVVVAMMGLSGALAGLGGASEIGDFRHVLDPRGLQQAGFGYAGIVVAALARYNPFAVGVVAFLLGGLANAGYSLQGPDFPAGLVGVLQGMILFFALGGELLLRYRVSFSARRAEPPRAVAAAPVAE; this is encoded by the coding sequence GTGAGGATCGAGAGGCGCCTGACCGCCCCGCGCTGGCTCGTGGTCGCCGTCCCGGTCGCGTCGCTCGTGGCGGCTTTCGCCGCCGCCGCCGTCGTGCTGCTCGTTGCGGGCAAGGATCCCGTCGCGACCTACGCCCGGCTCTTCGACCGCGGCTTCATCGCGCCGGGCGCGTTGACCAACACGCTGGTCACCGCCACGCCGCTGCTCCTGACCGGGCTGGCGGCCGCGGCGGCGTTCCGGATGAAGCTCTGGAACATCGGAGCCGAGGGCCAGCTGTATCTCGGCGCCGTCGGCGCGTCCGGCGCCGGCCTTGCCCTGCACGGCCGGCCGGGCCTGGTGATCATCGCCGGGATGATCGCGGGCGGCCTGGTCGCGGGAGCCGCCTGGGCCGTCGTCCCCGGTCTGCTGCGCGCCTACTTCAACACCAACGAGATCATCACCACGCTGATGCTCAACTACGTCGCCGGCCTCCTGCTCACGTACCTCATCTTCGACAGCAGGTCCTACTGGCGGGACCTGACGACCTTCAGCGCCAGGGCATTTCCCCAGGGCAAGATGCTGCCCGACGCCGCGATGTGGCCGAACTTCAACCTCGTCCTCGGTCCGATCGTCACCTTGAACGTGCCCTTCGGCTTCCTGCTGGGGATCCTCGCCGCCACGGTGCTCTGGCTCCTGTACCGTTCGACGAGCTTCGGCTTCGACGCCCGCGTGCAGGGCGACTCTCCGCCCGCGGCCCGCTATGCGGGCGTCAGGACCCGCCGCGTCGTGGTGGCGATGATGGGTCTTTCCGGAGCGCTTGCCGGCCTCGGCGGGGCGAGCGAGATCGGTGACTTCCGGCACGTGCTCGATCCGCGCGGCCTCCAGCAGGCAGGCTTCGGCTACGCCGGCATCGTCGTGGCGGCGCTGGCCCGCTACAACCCGTTCGCGGTTGGCGTGGTGGCGTTCCTTCTCGGCGGCCTGGCGAATGCGGGCTACAGCCTGCAGGGGCCGGACTTCCCGGCCGGACTCGTCGGGGTGCTGCAGGGGATGATCCTGTTCTTCGCTCTCGGAGGCGAGCTGCTGCTGCGCTATCGAGTCTCGTTTTCGGCCCGGCGCGCGGAACCGCCTCGCGCCGTGGCCGCCGCGCCGGTGGCGGAGTGA
- a CDS encoding ABC transporter ATP-binding protein, with protein sequence MRSITKRFPGVLANHAVDFEALEGEVHALLGENGAGKSTLASILAGLYRPDSGEIAIHGRTVEFRSPRDAMRAGVSMVHQHFRLAASLTVADNIVLGHRGAAWLRTSPKTIETQVGELAKRYRMPVHPRARIWQLSVGEQQRVEILKALYRGARILILDEPTSLLTPQESEDLFETLRRMTDEGRTVVFVSHKLEEVMAVTDRVTVLRAGGLVGTVKTSGTSPAELARMMVGREVVFAQAKGEPYAGHREVVMKLDDVCADNDLGIEALHNVRLSVHKGEIVGVAGVSGNGQRQLAEVIAGTRPRTGGAVWVAGRGLRSGDPGEAIARGIAHVPEDRLGTGVSPSLSVADNLILKSHRRPPISTRGWLRHDRIRAHAKELMTRFAIAAPGPDTQTRLLSGGNVQKVVLARELSSRPKVIVAANPTRGLDVGATEGVRALLIRAARDGVGILLISEDLDEILMLADQIAVMYEGRVVGVVPRGEADVQQLGLMMAGSPA encoded by the coding sequence ATGCGTTCCATCACCAAGCGTTTCCCCGGCGTTCTGGCCAACCACGCGGTCGATTTCGAAGCTCTCGAGGGCGAGGTTCACGCTCTGCTCGGGGAGAACGGCGCCGGCAAGTCGACTCTGGCCAGCATCCTGGCCGGCCTTTACCGTCCGGATTCAGGCGAGATCGCGATCCACGGCCGCACCGTCGAGTTCCGCTCGCCGCGTGATGCGATGCGGGCCGGGGTCTCGATGGTCCACCAGCACTTCCGGCTCGCCGCATCTCTGACCGTGGCCGACAACATCGTCCTCGGCCATCGCGGAGCCGCCTGGCTCCGGACCTCGCCGAAGACCATCGAGACCCAAGTCGGCGAGCTGGCCAAGCGGTATCGGATGCCGGTTCATCCCAGGGCGCGCATCTGGCAGCTCTCGGTGGGCGAGCAGCAGCGGGTCGAAATCCTGAAGGCGCTCTATCGGGGCGCGCGCATCCTGATCCTCGACGAACCCACCAGCCTGCTGACGCCGCAGGAGTCCGAGGACCTCTTCGAGACCCTGCGTCGCATGACTGATGAAGGCCGGACCGTGGTGTTCGTCTCGCACAAGCTCGAAGAGGTGATGGCCGTCACCGACCGGGTGACGGTGCTGCGCGCGGGTGGATTGGTCGGGACGGTGAAGACGAGCGGGACCAGCCCCGCCGAGCTGGCCAGGATGATGGTCGGCCGGGAGGTCGTCTTCGCCCAGGCCAAGGGCGAGCCGTATGCCGGGCATCGCGAGGTCGTCATGAAGCTGGACGACGTCTGCGCCGACAACGACCTGGGGATCGAGGCGCTGCACAACGTCCGGTTGAGCGTTCACAAGGGGGAGATCGTCGGGGTCGCCGGAGTCTCCGGCAATGGCCAGAGGCAGCTCGCCGAGGTCATCGCGGGCACCAGGCCCCGGACCGGCGGAGCGGTTTGGGTGGCGGGTCGCGGCCTGCGGAGCGGTGATCCGGGGGAGGCGATCGCCCGCGGGATCGCACACGTGCCCGAGGACCGGCTCGGCACCGGCGTCTCACCGAGCCTGTCGGTCGCCGACAACCTGATCTTGAAGTCCCACCGGCGCCCGCCCATCTCCACTCGTGGATGGCTGCGCCACGACCGCATCAGGGCGCACGCGAAGGAGCTGATGACTCGCTTTGCGATCGCCGCCCCGGGTCCTGACACCCAGACCCGGCTCCTGTCGGGCGGCAACGTGCAGAAGGTCGTCCTGGCTCGCGAGCTCTCGAGCCGGCCGAAGGTGATCGTGGCCGCCAACCCGACCCGAGGCCTGGACGTGGGCGCCACCGAGGGGGTGCGGGCCCTGCTGATTCGGGCGGCGCGCGATGGCGTCGGCATCCTGCTGATCAGCGAGGACCTCGACGAGATCCTGATGCTGGCGGACCAGATCGCGGTCATGTACGAGGGCCGGGTCGTGGGCGTGGTCCCCCGGGGCGAAGCGGACGTCCAGCAGCTCGGCCTGATGATGGCGGGCTCGCCGGCGTGA
- a CDS encoding BMP family ABC transporter substrate-binding protein, which produces MEVRPWALLNRQEGRLVIKRLTVFALAAVGLAACGGGTTTTTTSNPPFKAAWIYVGSASDAGWTKAHDDARLYVQQQLGSQLVTTFKENVPEGPQAAQVIDSLVADGNKIIFGTSFGFQDQMDAAAKKYPNVYFEQATGFKTETNLAEFFGAAEDADYLTGMAAGAVTKSGKIGFVAPFPIPEVIREINAFTLGAQATHPGATVQVIWTTTWFDPAKEKKAAESLISAGVDVLGQGQDSPATGEAAKAAGLKWSGYDSDQQSFAPDAWLTGTVYHWGPYELTRIRAAMNGTWKTGSYYGSLADGFVDIAPFGKSVDAGSQAAINAKKQALVAGTFYEFTGPLNDQSGAVKVPAGSKLTLDQILTMNWFVQGVIGSPTGS; this is translated from the coding sequence ATGGAAGTGCGCCCCTGGGCGCTGTTGAACCGACAGGAGGGTCGACTCGTGATAAAACGTTTGACGGTGTTCGCGCTGGCGGCCGTGGGCCTGGCCGCCTGTGGCGGCGGCACCACGACCACGACGACGTCCAACCCCCCGTTCAAAGCCGCCTGGATCTACGTCGGGAGCGCGAGCGACGCGGGTTGGACCAAGGCCCACGACGACGCCCGCCTGTACGTCCAGCAGCAGCTCGGATCCCAGTTGGTCACCACCTTCAAAGAGAACGTCCCCGAAGGTCCTCAGGCCGCCCAGGTGATCGACAGCCTCGTCGCGGACGGGAACAAGATCATCTTCGGCACCTCGTTCGGTTTCCAGGACCAGATGGACGCCGCCGCCAAGAAGTATCCGAACGTGTACTTCGAGCAGGCGACCGGGTTCAAGACTGAGACCAACCTCGCTGAATTCTTCGGCGCCGCGGAGGACGCTGACTATCTGACCGGAATGGCGGCGGGCGCTGTCACCAAGTCGGGCAAGATCGGCTTCGTCGCCCCCTTCCCGATCCCTGAAGTGATCCGGGAGATCAACGCCTTCACCCTGGGCGCGCAGGCGACTCACCCAGGGGCCACCGTCCAGGTCATCTGGACGACCACGTGGTTCGACCCGGCCAAGGAGAAGAAGGCGGCCGAGAGCCTGATCTCCGCGGGCGTCGACGTCCTCGGTCAGGGCCAGGACAGCCCGGCCACCGGGGAGGCGGCCAAGGCGGCCGGTCTGAAGTGGTCGGGTTACGACTCGGACCAGCAGTCGTTCGCGCCCGACGCATGGCTCACGGGCACCGTCTACCACTGGGGCCCGTACGAGCTCACGCGCATCAGAGCGGCCATGAACGGGACGTGGAAGACCGGCAGCTACTACGGCAGCCTAGCGGACGGTTTCGTCGACATCGCGCCGTTTGGGAAGTCGGTCGACGCCGGGTCCCAGGCGGCGATCAACGCCAAGAAGCAGGCTCTGGTCGCCGGCACGTTCTACGAGTTCACCGGACCGCTGAACGACCAGTCGGGCGCGGTCAAGGTGCCGGCCGGCAGCAAGCTCACCCTCGACCAGATTCTGACCATGAACTGGTTCGTGCAGGGTGTGATCGGGAGCCCCACGGGCAGCTGA